In one window of Niallia sp. Man26 DNA:
- a CDS encoding CBO0543 family protein, with the protein MNCERWFLIGLTIICISALWRFIPKHRWRDAWVLFLFLQLITWPAGLFTVELGWIEYPTQLLPNTNSYNKSSFSFEFFFFPVIAIFFSLYFPRSKHWLIIILYYVGISGFFTTIEVLLEKFTVLVKYIKWNWYWTFITVNIALFLNDIAYKWFKKGLKQVQINEK; encoded by the coding sequence TTGAATTGTGAAAGATGGTTTCTAATCGGTTTAACTATAATTTGTATTTCTGCATTATGGCGATTTATCCCTAAACATAGGTGGAGAGATGCATGGGTTTTGTTTTTATTCTTACAGCTTATAACTTGGCCGGCAGGCTTATTTACAGTGGAGCTAGGGTGGATAGAGTATCCTACTCAGTTATTACCGAATACAAACTCCTATAATAAATCTAGCTTTTCGTTTGAATTTTTCTTTTTTCCAGTCATAGCTATCTTTTTTAGCCTATATTTTCCGCGAAGTAAACATTGGCTAATCATTATATTGTATTATGTTGGAATTTCAGGTTTTTTTACCACAATAGAGGTGCTTTTAGAGAAATTCACAGTATTAGTGAAATATATAAAATGGAACTGGTATTGGACATTTATTACCGTGAATATCGCTCTTTTTTTAAATGATATTGCTTATAAATGGTTTAAAAAAGGTCTAAAACAGGTGCAAATTAATGAAAAATGA
- a CDS encoding CBO0543 family protein encodes MKNELILIVSWVISISLLLLLIPKKYLRVSIIAFLFSSTVAWAYEYIQVLFGLLEFPYREFAKATKLSFSLHYAVYPTFFVFFIVYYPTDKSTSRKFFHTFLFNLLLATYTFLLNKYSSLIEFKHWNFFLSVGINFFMLYIVRRFVFWFNKGLL; translated from the coding sequence ATGAAAAATGAACTCATCTTAATCGTCTCGTGGGTAATTTCCATAAGTTTATTACTGCTGTTAATTCCGAAGAAATATCTTAGAGTATCTATCATAGCATTTTTGTTTTCTTCCACGGTTGCATGGGCTTATGAGTATATACAGGTTCTGTTTGGACTATTAGAATTTCCATACAGAGAGTTTGCAAAGGCGACAAAACTAAGTTTTTCTTTGCATTATGCAGTATATCCTACATTTTTTGTTTTTTTTATTGTTTATTATCCGACAGATAAAAGCACTTCAAGAAAATTTTTTCATACATTTCTATTCAATTTGCTTTTAGCAACCTATACTTTTTTATTAAATAAATATAGTTCGCTCATTGAATTTAAGCATTGGAACTTTTTCTTAAGTGTGGGCATTAATTTTTTTATGTTATATATCGTAAGAAGATTTGTATTTTGGTTTAATAAGGGATTACTCTAA